AAAATCTGGAATCTTAATAATATGAATACACCAATTTTTATTTTACCATCATCTAAATTCACAGGCTTAAGAATGTTGGCAAGCAGTATTGCTTATGCACTTCAACAAAAAGGTCTAAAGATAAAAACCTTTCACCCTGTTTTTGATATGGATATGACCATTGAAGAGATAGAGAAATATTTATTAAATGATAGAGTTAAAGATTATGTTGAATTGGTTTTACAAAAATTTTATGAGAAAGCTCAAGGTTATGATTTTGCAATAGTGTGTGGGTTATTTAGACAAACTGACTACACACATAAGCTATATTCCTTAAATGGTAGTTTATTTGAGTTAAATAGAGAGCTGATTAAGGCATTATCAGCAAAAGTAATAATTTCATCTTATCATGGCAACAAGACCTTACAAGATATTAACGATGAAATGGAATATAAATATAGAACTTTACCTAAAAAAATAGAAGTGCTAGGAGCTATTATAACTAAGGTAAATGCTCCTTATGATGAGGATGGACATATCGGTTTTAGTTTGACTGATGAAGAAACTAGAGAATCAAGCGGGACAGTAAGAATAAGTCCTGAAGAGGTAAGTAGGCTATCAATATTTTCAAAACCAGATGGGATAAGATTTCTTGGTTGTGTTGATTGGTCAAAAGAGAAGACTTATCCTAGGATATTGGATATCAAAAACAGATTAAAGTTAGAGCTTATTACAGATGTAACTTTAGACACAAGAGTTCATAGAGTGACTATGTGTTCTCGAAATATAGAGAATTTTATAGAAGATTTGGAACCAAATACAATGGTCATAACTTCTGCTGATAGATCTGATATATTGATGGCAGTTTGTTTAGCTGCTCATAAAGGTATGAAAATAGCTGGGATAGTTTTAACTGTAGGAAAGCGACTTAATGATGATGTTAAAAGGCTATGCTTAGAAATTGCTGAGAAGAGTGGATTAGCTATACTTACTACAGAAAATAGAAGTACTAGTACTATTGTTAAAATAACAGAATTAGATTTCATGGGTATTCCTAAAGATGATTTTGAAAGAATCCAAAGAGTTAAAGATTCGATAATAGCCAGTGTTAATATTAAAGAGATATTAAAAGAAATAACGAAAGATTCTATAGCAAAAAATAGAATCATGTCACCGCCAGCATTTAGGTATCATTTGTTGAAAATGGCACAAAAAGCTAAGAAAAGAATAGTATTGCCAGAAAGTTATGAGCCTAGAACTTTGCAGGCAGTTAAAAACTGTTATGAACAAGGTATAGCTGATTGCGTGCTTATTGGAGATAAAACTAAAATTAATGAGGTTGCTCATTTAAATGGTTTTTCTTTGCCGGAAGGTATAACAGTAATAGAAATAGATGAAGCTTCAGAAAAAAGATATTTAAAAACGCTACTAGATTTAAGAAAACATAAGGGACTATCTGAAAATATTGCTAAAGATGCGATAAAAAATCCAATAATTTTAGCAACAATTATGCTTTACCTTGGAGAGGTTGATGGTCTTGTTTCTGGTGCGGAACATACAACTGCAGATGTTTTAAGACCTGCGTTGCAATTAGTTAAAACAAGACCAGGAATTTCGCTGGTTTCATCTGTGTTCTTTATGTGTATGCCAGAAGAGGTTATTGTTTTTGCAGATTGTGCTGTAAACCAAGACCCTACAGCAGAGCAGCTTGTTGAAATTGCCATACAAAGTGCAGAATCTGCTCAAAAGTTTAGTATTGAGCCACGAATAGCGATGATAAGCTATAGTACAGGAACATCTGGTTCTGGAGAGCAGGTGGAAAAAGTTCGCAAGGCAACTGAAATGCTGAAAAATAGACAGCCAGAGTTACTAGTTGATGGGCCTTTGCAATATGATGCTGCAATGATAGAGAGTGTAGCTAAGAAAAAAGCTCCAGGTAGTCCTGTGGCAGGTAAAGCAACAGTTTTAATATTTCCTGATTTAAATACTGGAAATACTGTTTATAAAGCCGTTCAAAGAAGTGCGAATGTTTTAAGTATCGGACCAGTTCTTCAAGGTATAAATAAGCCAGTAAATGATCTATCTAGAGGCGCAACTGTAGATGATATTACATATACAATAGCTATAACAGCTATTCAGGCAATATAAATTAGAGAAAAATTTATTTAAGAGACTTTTAACCAAGAAACTTGGATGAATATGAAGAAAGCTGTATAGATGCCAACAAAAATGAAAGGCATGTATATTTCAAGTACTCTGATAGGCTTAAATGAACCCTTTTGACCAGCTATATATTCTTCAGTTAACCATGCTTTTGATGGTAATCTTCTTTCTATAGAAGGGACAATAGTGTTTTTTATTTGCACATGATGTCTAAAGAATCTTACAATTTTCCACCATGCATAACAGAAAACTATACCAGCGAAGAAAGGTATAGCGATTAAAGTTGGAGATGGAGGGTTATTAATATTTATATTATTGCTTACAGCAAGAGCAACGATTCCAACAATGAAAAGGTTCGTCACTAGGAAGAATAAATTGATAACGATTCTTCTAAAGCTAGTTCTGTCAGCAGACTCGACATACATTCTATATTGCTCTATAAGTAGAGTATTATACTGCTCATTCGACAAGTTGGTTTCATCATCATGGCTCCAAAGCTTATCTTGAATATCTTTATGATCTATTTCTTTTGATTTCTTCATTTTTTTCCTTTTACAAAAATCTCGGGAATTTGTTACACACTCATATGCTATTACATTTTTATATTTTTATCAATTTTATTCTATTGAAAGGCTAGCGTATTTGTATGTTTTTTATGATATCTATTATCTTTGAAGGTTTAGTATTTAAGGTTTTATTTGTCTCTAATATTTTTATATTCGGAAAAGCGCTATCTATCATAGATGTGGTAGATAAGCTTTCATTACCAGATAAATTTGCACTTGTTGAAATTATAGCTTGACTTAGATTAGATGTTATTTTTTCTATGGTTTCATTATTTGTGAGCCTAACAGCAATAGTATCTTTTCCCCCTGTTAGCCACGTTTCAGTATTTTTAGCTGGGACTATCCAAGTAGTAGGCTCTAAAGTTTCAGAGAATATTTTGTCAAGCTGTGCTTTTGATAATATTTCAAGTTTAATGAAATTTGCTAAATGTTTTGGGTTTGATGATATGATTATAAGACCTTTGCTTGGTTCTCTTCTTTTTAGAGAAAGAATGGATTTGATTGCTGATTCATTTATTAAGCAACTAAAACCATAAATAGTATCTGTTGGAATAGCTACTATTTTATTTTCTTTCAAATCTTTTATTATTTCATCTATTTTAGATGTAAGCACAATATAACTTTATTTTTATATATAAATTATTGATATTTTACTTTATTTTTAAGAATAAAAAAGCCCAAAAACCTTTTGATTTATGGGCTATGATGAATAAACAAATTTAATAAATAAAGAGATTATTTTTTACTTAACTGCTCTTTAATTAGATCTCCAAGAGTTGTAGGAGTCATTTGCTCAACTTTGTAGTTAGACTTAGCTTTAGCAACATCACCTTCTTCTATTGCTTTTATAGATAAAGCAATACTTCTCTTTTTAGGATCTATGTTTACTATGCGAGTTTCAATTTCTTGACCTTCGTTTAGCTCATCTCTAGCATCTTTAGTGTGATTAACTGAAATTTCAGATATTCTAATAAATCCATCAATATTATTAGTCTCATCAAGTAAAACGACCGCGCCATTTTCTTGGACTTTGATGATTTTACCTTTAACTAAAGATCCTTTAGGATTAGTTTCTGCAAATTGTCTGAAAGGATCTTCAGATAATTGCTTCATGCTAAGAGCTATTCTTTCTAGGTCAGTATTAACAGAAACAAGCACAGCTTCAACATCATCACCTTTTTTAAGTTCTTTAATTGCTTTTGCAGGATTATCCCAAGCAACATCAGATATGTGAACTAGACCATCAATTCCACCATCAAGACCGATAAATACACCAAATTCAGTAATAGATCTGATTTTGCCATGAACTTTATCACCAACTTGGAAGTTCTTCTCAAATTCATTCCAAGGGTTTGGTCTACATTGTTTTATACCTAAAGATATTCTATGGTTGTCTGCATCTAGTTCAAGAACTATAACTTCAAGCTCTTGACCAATGCTTACAGCTTTATGAGGATTAACGTTCTTATTCGTCCAATCCATTTCAGATGTATGAACTAAGCCTTCAATTCCTTCTTTAAGTTTTACGAAACATCCATAATCAGTGATGTTAGTAACTGTACCCATTAATTTAGTGCCAACAGGTAATTCTCTAGCAATATTCAACCAAGGATCTTCACCTAACTGTTTTATGCCTAGAGATATTCTTTGCTTCTCTTTGTCGAACTTAATTACTTTAACATCAATTTCTTCACCAATAGAAAGAACATCTGTTGGATGGCTAATTCTGCTCCAAGAAATATCTGTGATATGTAATAAACCATCTACACCACCAAGATCAACGAAAGCACCGAAGTCAGTAATGTTTTTAACAATACCTTTAACAACACTTCCTTCAGAGATTTTTTCAAGAAGAGCATCTTTATCACCTGAGTTATTTTCTTCAATAACAGCTTTTCTTGATACTACTATGTTGTTTCTCTTAGTATCTATTTTAACTACTTTAAGTTCGATATCTTTATCTTCTAGATGAGCAACATCTTTAATTGGTCTTACATCAACTAAAGATCCTGGTAAGAAAGCTCTTAAACCTTGTACTTCCATAGTATAACCACCTCTAACATGATTAGTGATTCTACCAAGTACAGTTTGGTTGTTTTCAAAAGCTTGTTCAATATTTTGCCAAAGCTCAATTTTCTTAGCTTTGTCTCTAGAAAGTCTAGTTTCACCATGACTATTATCTAAAGCATCTAAAACAACATTGATTTTATCGCCAACAGAAACTTCTAATTCTCCGTCGTTATTTTTTAATGAATCAGTAGGGATGAAAGATTCTGATTTCAATCCAGCATCAATCATAGTGAAATCTTTATCTATGCTAACAACAGTAGCTTCGATTATTTTACCTACTCTCATTTCTGTTTGTTTTAGAGACTGTTCAAATAGTTCTTTGAAATTTTCTGACATATATGTGTTTCCATTTTCCAGTGTGGTTGGTTAAACAATAATCTGACACTATCCACTGGTTATTAAAAAAATAGTGGCAGACAAAATTGTAGTCTTTAATATTAACTTATGATATGGTGAGACTTCAAGTAAAAAATTATTTAGTTATATATTTTTGATGCTTTTTAATGAATCTGATATTTTTTTTATGAGAGAGGCTTATAGTCAATCACTATTGGCTAAAGAAAAAAACGAAATTCCAATAGGTGCGGTTTTGGTGAGGGATGGAGAGATAATTGGGAAAGCTCATAATTGTACTATAACTAATAATGATCCATCGGCACATGCTGAGGTGCTCGCGATAAGAATGGGAGCTGCTAGGTTAAATAATCATCGTTTAAATGATACTAAATTGTATGTAACATTAGAGCCGTGTATAATGTGTTTGGGTGTTTTGATTCAAGCTAGAGTGAATGAATTAGTTTTTGCGACACCTGATAGTAGAGTTGGAGTTTTTTCTCGCAAAAGATACTATGAAGATAAGGATCTGAATCATAATTTAAGTATTAGATCAGGATTGATGAAGAAAGAATGTGAAGTGCTTTTAAAAGATTTTTTTTTGGAAAGAAGAAATAAATAATTGTATGAAAAAAGAAAAGATAGTTGTTTTATATGGTGGAGATTCTCCTGAGAGAGAAGTTTCTTTAGAGTCAGGAAAAGCTGTTTTAGCTGCATTACAGCAAGAAGGCTTCGATGTTCAGGGAGTTGACGCCTTTTCTAAGGAGCTTGTTGAAGAGATTTTAAGAATTTCTCCAGATGTATGTTATATAGCTTTGCATGGTGAAGATGGTGAGAATGGACGCATTCAAGCATTGCTCGAGATTTTGAAAATTAAGCATACAGCATCTGATACTCGTGCTAGTGTGATTACTATGGATAAGATGCTAAGTAAAGAGATATGGGAGAGAAATGGTCTCCTTACTCCTAAGGCAAGGCTTCTCACAGAGAGCTTAAAAGAATCTGGGGAGCTTAATTTTCCAGTTGTGATAAAGCCTACTAGTACTGGATCGAGTATTGGGATTACGAAAGTAAATCTTGAGATGGAGCTTGAGTTGGCTTATAAAGAAGCTGCTCAATATGGCGAGGTCATGATAGAAGAGTGGATCACTGGGAAAGAGATGACTGTAGCCGTTCTGAATGATGAAGTTTTTTCATCTGTTTGGATAGAGCCTAAAAATGAGTTTTATGATTATGAATCAAAATATGGTGGTCAGTCCATATATCATAGTCCAAGTGGATTGCCTGATGATAAAGAATTAGAAATAAGAGAATTGGCGAAAAGAGC
This region of Francisella frigiditurris genomic DNA includes:
- the pta gene encoding phosphate acetyltransferase — translated: MTIEEIEKYLLNDRVKDYVELVLQKFYEKAQGYDFAIVCGLFRQTDYTHKLYSLNGSLFELNRELIKALSAKVIISSYHGNKTLQDINDEMEYKYRTLPKKIEVLGAIITKVNAPYDEDGHIGFSLTDEETRESSGTVRISPEEVSRLSIFSKPDGIRFLGCVDWSKEKTYPRILDIKNRLKLELITDVTLDTRVHRVTMCSRNIENFIEDLEPNTMVITSADRSDILMAVCLAAHKGMKIAGIVLTVGKRLNDDVKRLCLEIAEKSGLAILTTENRSTSTIVKITELDFMGIPKDDFERIQRVKDSIIASVNIKEILKEITKDSIAKNRIMSPPAFRYHLLKMAQKAKKRIVLPESYEPRTLQAVKNCYEQGIADCVLIGDKTKINEVAHLNGFSLPEGITVIEIDEASEKRYLKTLLDLRKHKGLSENIAKDAIKNPIILATIMLYLGEVDGLVSGAEHTTADVLRPALQLVKTRPGISLVSSVFFMCMPEEVIVFADCAVNQDPTAEQLVEIAIQSAESAQKFSIEPRIAMISYSTGTSGSGEQVEKVRKATEMLKNRQPELLVDGPLQYDAAMIESVAKKKAPGSPVAGKATVLIFPDLNTGNTVYKAVQRSANVLSIGPVLQGINKPVNDLSRGATVDDITYTIAITAIQAI
- a CDS encoding intracellular proliferation membrane protein RipA, whose protein sequence is MKKSKEIDHKDIQDKLWSHDDETNLSNEQYNTLLIEQYRMYVESADRTSFRRIVINLFFLVTNLFIVGIVALAVSNNININNPPSPTLIAIPFFAGIVFCYAWWKIVRFFRHHVQIKNTIVPSIERRLPSKAWLTEEYIAGQKGSFKPIRVLEIYMPFIFVGIYTAFFIFIQVSWLKVS
- a CDS encoding L-threonylcarbamoyladenylate synthase, translating into MLTSKIDEIIKDLKENKIVAIPTDTIYGFSCLINESAIKSILSLKRREPSKGLIIISSNPKHLANFIKLEILSKAQLDKIFSETLEPTTWIVPAKNTETWLTGGKDTIAVRLTNNETIEKITSNLSQAIISTSANLSGNESLSTTSMIDSAFPNIKILETNKTLNTKPSKIIDIIKNIQIR
- the rpsA gene encoding 30S ribosomal protein S1, encoding MSENFKELFEQSLKQTEMRVGKIIEATVVSIDKDFTMIDAGLKSESFIPTDSLKNNDGELEVSVGDKINVVLDALDNSHGETRLSRDKAKKIELWQNIEQAFENNQTVLGRITNHVRGGYTMEVQGLRAFLPGSLVDVRPIKDVAHLEDKDIELKVVKIDTKRNNIVVSRKAVIEENNSGDKDALLEKISEGSVVKGIVKNITDFGAFVDLGGVDGLLHITDISWSRISHPTDVLSIGEEIDVKVIKFDKEKQRISLGIKQLGEDPWLNIARELPVGTKLMGTVTNITDYGCFVKLKEGIEGLVHTSEMDWTNKNVNPHKAVSIGQELEVIVLELDADNHRISLGIKQCRPNPWNEFEKNFQVGDKVHGKIRSITEFGVFIGLDGGIDGLVHISDVAWDNPAKAIKELKKGDDVEAVLVSVNTDLERIALSMKQLSEDPFRQFAETNPKGSLVKGKIIKVQENGAVVLLDETNNIDGFIRISEISVNHTKDARDELNEGQEIETRIVNIDPKKRSIALSIKAIEEGDVAKAKSNYKVEQMTPTTLGDLIKEQLSKK
- a CDS encoding nucleoside deaminase, producing the protein MMLFNESDIFFMREAYSQSLLAKEKNEIPIGAVLVRDGEIIGKAHNCTITNNDPSAHAEVLAIRMGAARLNNHRLNDTKLYVTLEPCIMCLGVLIQARVNELVFATPDSRVGVFSRKRYYEDKDLNHNLSIRSGLMKKECEVLLKDFFLERRNK
- a CDS encoding D-alanine--D-alanine ligase, translated to MKKEKIVVLYGGDSPEREVSLESGKAVLAALQQEGFDVQGVDAFSKELVEEILRISPDVCYIALHGEDGENGRIQALLEILKIKHTASDTRASVITMDKMLSKEIWERNGLLTPKARLLTESLKESGELNFPVVIKPTSTGSSIGITKVNLEMELELAYKEAAQYGEVMIEEWITGKEMTVAVLNDEVFSSVWIEPKNEFYDYESKYGGQSIYHSPSGLPDDKELEIRELAKRAYDVLGCKGHARVDFIYSDNKFYLIEINTSPGMTEHSLSPKSAKALGYSFNDLVKKVVEQAK